A section of the Microbacterium forte genome encodes:
- a CDS encoding type IV toxin-antitoxin system AbiEi family antitoxin, with protein MHPAFLYLPGERLTIPELSAARIDGHLVDLGEGYIPADLIESPSARAAAIAALVPADTAASGPSAAWIHGAGDAPPARHHVRRAVGHRIRAALPSRVILHDTALSRTHIELIGGVPVMTPQRTMVDLALGLHRDESLRRWMLLLADTEPALVSAALSEIDTMIRVPGKRAGRGALERLLVRTR; from the coding sequence ATGCACCCCGCGTTCCTGTATCTGCCCGGTGAACGGCTCACGATCCCCGAGCTCAGCGCGGCGAGGATCGACGGGCACCTGGTCGATCTCGGCGAGGGCTACATTCCCGCCGATCTCATCGAGAGCCCGAGCGCGAGGGCGGCTGCGATCGCGGCCCTCGTCCCCGCCGACACAGCTGCCTCCGGTCCATCCGCCGCATGGATTCACGGGGCCGGTGATGCTCCGCCCGCTCGCCACCATGTCCGACGTGCGGTCGGCCACCGGATCCGCGCAGCGCTGCCCTCTCGGGTGATCCTGCACGACACCGCGCTGTCTCGCACGCACATCGAGCTGATCGGCGGGGTGCCCGTCATGACGCCCCAGCGCACGATGGTCGATCTCGCCCTCGGCCTGCACCGCGACGAGTCGCTGCGGCGATGGATGCTGCTGCTGGCCGACACCGAGCCGGCCCTCGTCTCGGCCGCACTCAGCGAGATCGACACCATGATCCGCGTGCCCGGAAAGCGGGCCGGTCGCGGTGCACTCGAAAGGCTCCTCGTCAGGACGAGGTGA
- the secF gene encoding protein translocase subunit SecF produces the protein MASMNEFGNNLYSGKTSFPFVAKRRLWFIIAIALVVGSALVPLLRPIQFSIEFTGGSQFTVQAPDSTDQRTATDAVQSVVPGAATKVVVINGSDIRVQTDQMGADETQQVSNALADAFGVEPDSVTSSFIGPAWGENVTRQSLWGLAIFLALTFLILAIYFRTWKMSAAAIVGLLDVLVITVGVYALAGFEISPPAVIGFLTILAYSLYDTTVVFDKIRENTTEDGENSSRTFGESVNLAVNQTLVRSINTSVVAALPVGAVLFIGAFWLGAESLTDISLSIFVGILVATYSTLFVAAPLYSLFRENEPQIAARDAKIREARSLAAAEA, from the coding sequence ATGGCTTCCATGAATGAGTTCGGCAACAACCTGTACTCGGGAAAGACCTCTTTCCCGTTCGTCGCCAAGCGCCGCCTGTGGTTCATCATCGCGATCGCCCTGGTCGTCGGTTCGGCGCTGGTGCCCCTCCTGCGCCCGATCCAGTTCTCGATCGAGTTCACCGGCGGGTCGCAGTTCACGGTTCAGGCGCCCGACAGCACCGACCAGCGGACCGCGACCGACGCGGTGCAGTCCGTCGTGCCGGGTGCAGCGACCAAGGTCGTCGTCATCAACGGCAGTGACATCCGCGTGCAGACCGATCAGATGGGCGCGGATGAGACCCAGCAGGTCTCCAACGCTCTGGCCGATGCCTTCGGAGTCGAACCCGACAGCGTGACGTCGTCGTTCATCGGCCCAGCATGGGGCGAGAACGTCACCAGGCAGTCGTTGTGGGGACTTGCGATCTTCCTCGCACTGACCTTCCTGATCCTCGCCATCTACTTCCGCACCTGGAAGATGTCCGCGGCTGCGATCGTCGGCCTTCTGGATGTGCTCGTGATCACCGTCGGCGTCTACGCCCTCGCCGGTTTCGAGATCTCGCCCCCGGCGGTGATCGGTTTCCTCACGATCCTCGCCTATTCGCTGTACGACACGACGGTGGTGTTCGACAAGATCAGGGAGAACACGACGGAGGACGGCGAGAACTCGTCTCGGACGTTCGGCGAGTCGGTCAACCTCGCGGTGAACCAGACGCTGGTCCGATCGATCAACACCTCGGTCGTGGCCGCTCTGCCGGTGGGAGCGGTGCTCTTCATCGGCGCCTTCTGGCTCGGTGCCGAGTCGCTCACGGACATCTCGCTCTCGATCTTCGTCGGCATCCTGGTCGCGACCTACTCGACGCTGTTCGTGGCTGCTCCGCTCTACTCGCTGTTCCGCGAGAACGAGCCGCAGATCGCGGCGCGCGACGCGAAGATCCGCGAGGCGCGAAGCCTCGCAGCCGCAGAAGCCTGA
- a CDS encoding RelA/SpoT family protein → MAEPQTASQGSSLRRLVPRIFSRAPRINDLDNLIRTVRANHPKGDLAVIERAYAVAKEKHAGQQRQSGEPYITHPLAVAQILAEMGLGPRAIAAALLHDTVEDTGYALTDLTAEFGDEVAMLVDGVTKLDKVKYGESAQAETVRKMIVAMSKDIRVLLIKLADRLHNARTWGFVPPEKAAKKAKETLEIYAPLANRLGIQAIKSELEDLSFAVLHPKIYNEIHNLIAQRTPQREKYLAQVVEEIDEDLRDLRIRGKVVGRPKQLYSVYQKMVVRGREFDDIYDLIGIRVLVASVRDCYAVLGAIHARWTPLPGRFKDYIATPKFNLYQSLHTTVIGPSGRTVEIQIRTHEMHQQAEYGVAAHWMYKERMNGGKAEVRASDSDMAWLAHISDWQAETADPGEFLDSLRFEIGAKEVYVFTPKGRVVGLPAGATPVDFAYAVHTEIGHRTMGSKVNGRLVPLESELKSGDVVEVFTSKNPDAGPSQDWLGFVKSTRARNKIRGWFTKERREEAIEQGKEAIARAMRRQNMPLQRLMSQDSFAEVAHQLRYEDVSALYAAVGEGHVSTQSVLEKVTALVAATDPATGPIDLPGSMPSREPRSGDSGVLVRGASDILVKVAKCCTPVPGDAIVGFVTRGSGVSVHRTDCPNVKALESDEDRFVEVSWAPTTKSVFRVQIQVEALDRSGLLSDVTRVLSEHHVNILSATVSTTDERLAISRFVFEMGDAVHLDRVLNAVRRIDAVYDVYRVTSS, encoded by the coding sequence ATGGCGGAACCGCAGACGGCGTCGCAGGGCTCCAGCCTGAGACGACTGGTTCCCCGCATCTTCTCCCGCGCGCCCAGGATCAACGACCTCGACAATCTGATCCGCACGGTGCGTGCGAATCACCCCAAGGGCGATCTGGCCGTCATCGAACGCGCCTACGCCGTCGCGAAGGAGAAGCACGCAGGGCAGCAGCGGCAGAGCGGTGAGCCGTACATCACTCACCCGCTCGCTGTCGCACAGATCCTCGCCGAGATGGGCCTCGGCCCTCGAGCGATCGCCGCAGCGCTGCTGCACGACACCGTCGAGGACACCGGCTACGCCCTCACCGACCTCACGGCGGAGTTCGGCGACGAGGTCGCGATGCTCGTCGACGGCGTCACCAAGCTCGACAAGGTCAAGTACGGCGAGAGCGCGCAGGCCGAGACCGTCCGCAAGATGATCGTCGCGATGTCGAAGGACATCCGCGTTCTGCTGATCAAGCTCGCCGACCGGCTGCACAACGCCCGCACCTGGGGCTTCGTCCCTCCTGAGAAGGCCGCGAAGAAGGCGAAGGAGACGCTCGAGATCTACGCGCCTCTCGCCAACCGCCTCGGCATCCAGGCGATCAAGTCGGAGCTCGAAGACCTCTCGTTCGCCGTGCTGCATCCGAAGATCTACAACGAGATCCACAACCTCATCGCGCAGCGCACGCCGCAGCGCGAGAAGTATCTCGCTCAGGTCGTCGAGGAGATCGACGAGGATCTGCGCGATCTGCGCATCCGCGGCAAGGTCGTCGGACGCCCGAAGCAGCTGTACTCCGTCTACCAGAAGATGGTGGTGCGAGGCCGCGAGTTCGACGACATCTACGACCTCATCGGCATCCGGGTGCTCGTCGCCTCCGTTCGCGACTGCTACGCCGTGCTCGGGGCGATCCACGCGCGGTGGACCCCGCTTCCCGGGCGCTTCAAGGACTACATCGCGACCCCGAAGTTCAACCTGTACCAGTCGCTGCACACCACGGTGATCGGTCCGTCCGGACGCACGGTCGAGATCCAGATCCGCACGCATGAGATGCACCAGCAGGCGGAGTACGGTGTCGCCGCACACTGGATGTACAAGGAGCGGATGAACGGCGGGAAGGCCGAGGTCCGCGCGTCGGACAGCGACATGGCCTGGCTCGCCCACATCTCCGACTGGCAGGCCGAGACGGCCGACCCGGGGGAGTTCCTCGACTCCCTGCGGTTCGAGATCGGCGCCAAAGAGGTCTACGTCTTCACTCCCAAGGGTCGCGTGGTCGGTCTCCCGGCCGGTGCGACACCCGTCGACTTCGCCTATGCCGTGCACACCGAGATCGGTCACCGCACGATGGGCTCGAAGGTCAACGGTCGTCTCGTGCCGCTGGAGTCGGAGCTCAAGAGCGGCGATGTGGTCGAGGTCTTCACCTCGAAGAACCCCGACGCCGGTCCGAGTCAGGATTGGCTCGGCTTCGTCAAGAGCACTCGCGCGCGTAACAAGATCCGCGGATGGTTCACGAAGGAACGTCGTGAAGAGGCCATCGAGCAGGGCAAGGAGGCCATCGCTCGCGCGATGCGCCGCCAGAACATGCCGCTGCAGCGGTTGATGAGCCAGGACTCGTTCGCCGAGGTGGCCCACCAGCTCCGCTACGAGGACGTCTCGGCCCTGTATGCCGCTGTGGGCGAGGGGCATGTCTCGACGCAGTCGGTGCTCGAGAAGGTCACCGCGCTGGTCGCGGCGACCGACCCCGCCACAGGTCCGATCGACCTCCCTGGCAGCATGCCCTCGCGCGAGCCCCGCTCCGGCGATTCCGGAGTGCTCGTGCGTGGTGCATCCGACATCCTGGTCAAGGTCGCGAAGTGCTGCACCCCGGTGCCCGGCGACGCGATCGTCGGGTTCGTCACCCGTGGCAGTGGCGTGTCGGTGCACCGCACGGATTGCCCGAACGTCAAGGCGCTCGAGAGCGACGAGGACCGATTCGTCGAGGTGTCCTGGGCGCCGACGACCAAGAGCGTGTTCCGCGTGCAGATCCAGGTCGAGGCTCTCGACCGTTCGGGTCTTCTCTCGGATGTGACGCGTGTGCTCAGTGAGCACCACGTCAACATCCTGTCGGCGACGGTCAGCACCACGGACGAGCGCCTCGCGATCAGCCGCTTCGTGTTCGAGATGGGCGATGCCGTGCACCTCGACCGCGTGCTGAACGCCGTGCGTCGCATCGATGCGGTGTACGACGTCTACCGCGTCACCTCGTCCTGA
- a CDS encoding DUF349 domain-containing protein: MSATEPSKPTPPVPAPPAAPLPRKVPTPAAVAPAAAAASAASSSDAAKWGRVTDDGTVEVREGEDWRVVGQYPDGTPDEALAYFVRKYEDIAFKVHTLEQRHQAGGASAADLVKQAGHLLAEATDAAAVGDLAGLRERLNALTSSLSEATAQEAQQAKELVDKAIADRTALVERAEEIAARDLSKVQWKQVTAELGELFDAWQAQQQNGPRLSKGVSQQLWKRFRDARGTVDKARRAFYSELDDTHKTARDAKTRLVERAEALAPRGVDGIPAYRTLLDEWKAAGRAGRKADDALWARFKAAGDALYSARAEQSAAEEADSAPKIEARQALLEEAKAVADEPNIKRARALLTGIQRQWDEIGRIFPRDKERALDDRLRVIEQALKAREEVDWKKNNPETKARANDMSSQLLEAIEKLEAELAAAEKSGDKKAAKAAADALEARRAWLNALGG; this comes from the coding sequence GTGTCTGCCACAGAGCCGTCGAAGCCGACTCCCCCCGTTCCCGCTCCCCCGGCTGCGCCCCTGCCGCGAAAGGTGCCGACGCCGGCTGCCGTCGCGCCGGCAGCTGCCGCCGCCAGCGCCGCGTCGTCCTCCGACGCCGCGAAGTGGGGCCGCGTCACAGACGACGGCACCGTCGAGGTCCGCGAGGGCGAGGACTGGCGCGTCGTCGGACAGTACCCTGACGGCACCCCCGACGAGGCGCTCGCCTACTTCGTGCGCAAGTACGAGGACATCGCTTTCAAGGTGCACACGCTCGAGCAGCGCCACCAGGCCGGGGGCGCCTCCGCCGCCGACCTCGTCAAGCAGGCGGGCCATCTTCTCGCCGAGGCGACGGATGCGGCCGCCGTCGGCGACCTCGCCGGACTCCGCGAGCGACTGAACGCCCTGACCTCCTCGCTCTCCGAGGCGACGGCTCAGGAGGCCCAGCAGGCGAAGGAACTGGTCGACAAGGCCATCGCCGATCGCACGGCCCTCGTCGAGCGTGCCGAGGAGATCGCCGCCCGCGACCTGTCGAAGGTGCAGTGGAAGCAGGTCACCGCTGAGCTCGGCGAGCTCTTCGACGCCTGGCAGGCACAGCAGCAGAACGGTCCGCGCCTGTCGAAGGGCGTCTCGCAGCAGCTCTGGAAGCGGTTCCGCGATGCACGCGGCACGGTCGACAAGGCACGCCGCGCGTTCTACTCCGAGCTCGACGACACGCACAAGACCGCCCGTGACGCGAAGACTCGTCTGGTCGAGCGCGCAGAGGCACTCGCACCGCGCGGCGTCGACGGCATCCCTGCGTACCGCACCCTGCTCGACGAATGGAAGGCCGCCGGCCGCGCCGGACGCAAGGCAGACGACGCGCTGTGGGCACGGTTCAAGGCGGCGGGAGACGCGCTGTACTCGGCACGGGCCGAGCAGTCGGCTGCGGAAGAGGCAGACTCCGCTCCGAAGATCGAGGCTCGCCAGGCTCTGCTCGAAGAGGCGAAGGCCGTGGCCGATGAGCCCAACATCAAGCGCGCCCGCGCGCTGCTCACCGGCATCCAGCGCCAGTGGGACGAGATCGGTCGCATCTTCCCCCGAGACAAGGAGCGGGCGCTCGACGATCGCCTCCGCGTGATCGAGCAGGCTCTCAAGGCTCGTGAAGAAGTCGACTGGAAGAAGAACAACCCCGAGACCAAGGCGCGCGCCAACGACATGAGCTCGCAGCTCCTCGAGGCGATCGAGAAGCTCGAGGCCGAGCTCGCCGCCGCAGAGAAGTCGGGAGACAAGAAGGCCGCCAAGGCCGCCGCGGATGCTCTCGAAGCGCGCCGCGCCTGGCTGAACGCGCTCGGCGGCTGA
- the secD gene encoding protein translocase subunit SecD, which translates to MATSSPVRHAWRVLMGLLLVTGVLFGINALGVHVFEKSSWSPELALDLQGGTQIVLSAETEDGAAPSPEQLDQAAAIIRQRVDASGVAEADITTEGGRNIVVQIPGVADEQTRARIQSSAQLEFRPVLATTAGTNQYVGEDGNETAYPTPDDSLNATPTAEPTDASDLAWVTDRLAAEFQAYDCANPDNDPSNAPKDQPLIACDPSGQAKYLLGPTELTGDAITDASAGRDPRTGAWLVQLTMNGDGAEAFGEVSTRLNQNRLAELSPRDQFAFVLDGSVISAPRMNGQILDGRPSISGDFTQESATALADQLKFGALPLSFEVQSSDTISATLGTQQLQIGLIAGLIGLALVAIYSLIVYRALGTVIIASIAVMAVLTYVIICILAWRLGFRLSLAGVAGLIVSIGFTADSFIVYFERIRDELRDGKSITSAVEDGWGRAKRTIYISKSINILAAVVLYILADSTVKGFAFTLGLTTLIDVFIFVIFTHPVMQLLARTKFFGGGHKLSGLDPESLGAVYRSRSQFRQVPTATAGRGAKNARAKGEAERRQTIAERKRAEALAGDRSSRTGSEGDA; encoded by the coding sequence GTGGCCACTTCTTCCCCGGTCCGTCATGCCTGGCGGGTCCTCATGGGCCTGCTCCTGGTGACGGGCGTCCTCTTCGGCATCAACGCCCTCGGCGTCCACGTGTTCGAGAAGAGCTCCTGGTCTCCTGAGCTCGCGCTCGACCTCCAGGGCGGCACGCAGATCGTGCTGAGCGCGGAGACCGAAGACGGAGCTGCGCCCTCGCCGGAGCAGCTCGATCAGGCCGCGGCGATCATCCGACAGCGCGTCGACGCGTCTGGCGTGGCCGAGGCAGACATCACCACTGAGGGCGGCCGCAACATCGTGGTCCAGATCCCGGGTGTCGCCGACGAGCAGACGCGTGCCCGGATCCAGTCCAGCGCGCAGCTCGAGTTCCGCCCGGTGCTCGCCACGACCGCAGGCACCAACCAGTACGTGGGTGAAGACGGCAACGAGACGGCCTATCCGACTCCGGACGACTCGCTGAACGCGACGCCGACGGCCGAGCCGACGGATGCGAGCGACCTCGCATGGGTGACAGACCGACTGGCCGCAGAGTTCCAGGCCTACGACTGCGCCAACCCCGACAACGACCCCTCGAACGCGCCCAAGGATCAGCCGCTCATCGCGTGCGATCCCTCCGGGCAGGCGAAGTACCTGCTGGGACCGACCGAGCTCACGGGCGATGCGATCACGGACGCCTCGGCAGGCCGTGACCCGAGGACGGGCGCATGGCTCGTCCAGCTCACCATGAACGGAGACGGCGCCGAGGCATTCGGCGAGGTCAGCACCCGCCTCAACCAGAACCGCCTGGCTGAGCTCTCGCCGCGTGACCAGTTCGCCTTCGTCCTCGACGGGTCCGTCATCAGCGCACCGCGCATGAACGGGCAGATCCTCGACGGCCGCCCCAGCATCTCGGGCGACTTCACCCAGGAATCCGCGACCGCCCTGGCTGACCAGCTCAAGTTCGGCGCGCTGCCGCTCAGCTTCGAGGTGCAGAGCTCCGACACGATCTCGGCGACCCTGGGCACACAGCAGCTCCAGATCGGCCTCATCGCCGGACTCATCGGTCTCGCTCTCGTGGCGATCTACTCGCTGATCGTGTATCGCGCGCTCGGAACCGTGATCATCGCCTCGATCGCCGTGATGGCGGTGCTGACCTACGTCATCATCTGCATCCTCGCATGGCGACTCGGGTTCCGCCTGTCGCTCGCCGGCGTCGCGGGTCTCATCGTCTCGATCGGCTTCACCGCCGACTCCTTCATCGTCTACTTCGAGAGGATCCGAGACGAGCTGCGCGACGGCAAGTCGATCACTTCGGCGGTCGAAGACGGCTGGGGCAGAGCCAAGCGGACCATCTACATCTCGAAGTCGATTAACATCCTCGCGGCCGTCGTGCTGTACATCCTCGCTGACTCCACAGTGAAGGGCTTCGCCTTCACACTGGGTCTGACGACCCTCATCGACGTGTTCATCTTCGTGATCTTCACCCACCCGGTGATGCAGCTGCTCGCTCGCACGAAGTTCTTCGGCGGCGGACACAAGCTCTCCGGCCTCGACCCCGAATCGCTGGGCGCGGTGTACCGCAGCCGGTCGCAGTTCCGTCAGGTGCCGACCGCCACGGCGGGGCGCGGTGCGAAGAACGCCAGGGCCAAGGGTGAAGCCGAGCGCCGTCAGACCATCGCAGAGCGCAAGCGCGCCGAAGCACTAGCCGGTGACAGATCCAGCCGCACCGGAAGCGAGGGGGACGCCTGA